From Coffea arabica cultivar ET-39 chromosome 9c, Coffea Arabica ET-39 HiFi, whole genome shotgun sequence, one genomic window encodes:
- the LOC113708476 gene encoding senescence-specific cysteine protease SAG39-like, with the protein MASKSVKQFFSILLIQWMVFQARSRVISDVSMIERHEHWMAGYGRQYKDTAEKEKRYQIFKANVEYIDLVNRAGNKPYKLSANQFADLTNEEFKAAHIGHRSPSKDKSTAILSSSEYDKIVTAIPPSLDWRRKGAVAPIREVSCGAWTIPAVDAVEALIKIKTGKLYTLSNQEIVDCSTGLDCYQGSTEDAFEFIKQHGLTTESNYPPKDNKGTCDTNKEKEPVAKISGYNYVPADNEKALLQALTDQPVAVMVDASGADFQFYAGGVFTGECGTDIDHGVTLVGYGTSNSTLKYWRIKNSWGKGWGEDGYMRMERDIAAKEGMCGIAIEPIYPTL; encoded by the exons ATGGCATCAAAATCTGTGAAGCAATTCTTCTCTATTCTTCTGATTCAGTGGATGGTTTTCCAGGCCAGGTCTCGGGTAATCAGTGACGTTTCAATGATTGAAAGACATGAGCATTGGATGGCTGGTTATGGGCGTCAATACAAGGACACTGCAGAGAAGGAAAAGCGTTACCAAATATTCAAGGCCAATGTGGAGTACATTGACTTGGTTAATAGAGCAGGTAACAAACCATATAAGCTAAGTGCCAATCAATTTGCGGATTTGACCAATGAAGAGTTCAAAGCAGCTCATATTGGGCACAGAAGCCCCTCCAAGGACAAGTCAACAGCAATCCTGTCTTCTTCTGAGTATGATAAAATTGTCACTGCAATTCCCCCTAGCTTGGATTGGAGGAGAAAGGGAGCTGTTGCACCAATCCGCGAAGTGTCATGTG GTGCTTGGACAATTCCTGCTGTTGATGCTGTGGAAGCCCTAATCAAGATCAAAACAGGAAAGCTATACACGCtgtcaaatcaagaaattgtgGACTGCAGCACTGGTCTTGATTGTTATCAAGGCTCCACAGAAGATGCCTTTGAGTTCATCAAACAACATGGACTTACGACTGAAAGCAACTACCCTCCCAAAGATAATAAAGGCACTTGTGACACCAACAAGGAAAAAGAACCAGTGGCCAAGATCAGTGGCTACAACTACGTCCCAGCAGACAATGAGAAGGCACTTTTACAAGCATTAACTGACCAACCAGTGGCCGTAATGGTTGATGCTTCAGGTGCAGATTTCCAGTTCTATGCAGGTGGTGTTTTCACGGGTGAATGTGGAACTGACATAGATCATGGTGTAACATTGGTTGGTTATGGTACCAGTAATTCCACATTGAAGTATTGGAGGATCAAGAATTCATGGGGTAAAGGATGGGGAGAGGATGGATACATGAGGATGGAAAGGGATATTGCTGCCAAAGAAGGAATGTGTGGGATTGCCATAGAACCCATCTATCCCACTCTGTGA